One Microbacterium keratanolyticum DNA window includes the following coding sequences:
- a CDS encoding metallophosphoesterase, with the protein MIHRARTAAIALLGVAAVLGSTLAVPAAQAAEDTFTIVVLPDTQGYTATTTYEQTMGAQTQWIVDSRQQLGTKFVIQVGDLVESWPNVNHWERASRYMKTLDDAGVPNSVLPGNHDLNITTGESSTYDTYFPPSRYANASWNNATVSYGGYLGQNLYGPDGIDRKNKDNFALLTVGSTKLLILNLEFESPAYTLTWAQKVLDAHPDREVILATHGFINTAGVRSSHVIRTDVTPISAVTLWNEFVSRNCSIFMVVNGHWHDGDLGEARRTDANSCGEPVHQILSDYQSRANGGNGWLRYYTFNPTAGTVDAYTYSPTLRQYETDDSSRFTLPIDLSGAKTEVLLPGGSTWKWRNSTQTWPIGWNMPGYSDASWGTGAAPLGWGTGVATVLDLAPPTSNRARAMIFRNTVTIADVDELSDVTVTTRADDGVAVWVNGTLIGTSHLQSTNPNSSTYADATRSTNLATSDPAVFTVPDGLLQDGANVIAASAHVNYRATANSTFDLSMTARRTTVSEPDDPPGAPIVSATATSPTSVEVAWSAGIGAPVASVEVARTGMTTLTGTGASGTVTDAAAPPNTALEYAVTAIGVDGQRSAPTVATVTTPPVVVVDPPAAPTATATATSATSVDIAWAAAAGSPISGVEVTRVGMTALAGSGETGTVTDAAAPPNTALEYAVAAIGVDGQRSAPTVVTVTTPPGGEPVPTTLVAATNSWRYRYAAGAWPAGWTGVGFDDSTWSQGAAPLGFGSGITTVVDVPPPTSNRPISMIFRTSFDVADPSKLSALVLTARADDGVVVTVNGVEVGRLRMPTTAVSAGTYATAAPNTAAAASSPLVIAIPSSALVPGKNVIAASTHLNYRGTAGVQFTATLEGMTLP; encoded by the coding sequence ATGATTCATCGCGCCCGAACAGCAGCGATCGCGCTGCTCGGAGTGGCGGCAGTTCTGGGTTCGACGCTCGCCGTACCCGCCGCACAAGCGGCGGAGGACACCTTCACGATCGTTGTTCTGCCCGATACGCAGGGGTACACCGCGACGACCACGTATGAGCAGACGATGGGGGCGCAGACCCAGTGGATTGTGGACTCCCGGCAGCAGCTGGGGACGAAGTTCGTGATCCAGGTGGGCGACCTCGTCGAGTCCTGGCCCAACGTCAATCACTGGGAGCGCGCGAGCCGCTACATGAAGACGCTTGACGATGCCGGCGTCCCGAACTCGGTCCTGCCCGGCAACCACGATCTCAACATCACGACCGGAGAGTCGAGCACCTACGACACCTACTTCCCGCCATCGCGGTATGCGAACGCATCCTGGAACAATGCAACCGTGTCCTACGGCGGGTACCTCGGGCAGAACCTGTACGGACCCGATGGCATCGACAGGAAGAACAAGGACAACTTCGCCCTGCTCACGGTGGGCTCGACCAAACTGCTCATCCTGAACCTCGAATTCGAGTCGCCGGCGTACACGCTGACCTGGGCGCAGAAGGTGCTCGACGCGCATCCCGATCGCGAGGTGATCCTCGCGACGCATGGATTCATCAACACCGCCGGTGTGCGCTCGTCGCATGTGATCCGCACGGATGTCACGCCCATCTCGGCCGTGACGCTCTGGAACGAGTTCGTCTCGCGCAACTGCTCCATCTTCATGGTCGTCAACGGGCACTGGCACGACGGTGATCTCGGTGAGGCGCGTCGTACGGACGCGAACTCCTGCGGGGAGCCCGTGCACCAGATCCTCTCGGACTACCAGAGCCGAGCGAACGGCGGTAACGGATGGCTGCGGTACTACACCTTCAATCCGACCGCGGGAACCGTCGACGCGTACACCTACTCACCCACGCTGCGGCAGTACGAGACCGATGACAGCAGTCGCTTCACCCTCCCGATCGACCTCTCTGGCGCGAAGACGGAGGTGCTGCTGCCCGGTGGTTCGACGTGGAAATGGCGCAACTCCACGCAGACCTGGCCGATCGGCTGGAACATGCCGGGCTACTCCGATGCATCGTGGGGCACGGGGGCGGCGCCGCTGGGATGGGGAACCGGCGTCGCCACCGTGCTCGACCTCGCGCCTCCGACGTCGAATCGGGCGAGAGCGATGATCTTCCGCAACACGGTGACGATCGCCGACGTGGATGAGCTGTCGGATGTCACCGTCACGACGCGTGCCGACGACGGCGTCGCGGTCTGGGTCAACGGGACCCTGATCGGCACGTCGCATCTGCAGTCCACGAATCCGAACAGCTCGACCTACGCGGATGCCACGAGGTCGACGAATCTCGCCACCTCCGACCCCGCCGTGTTCACCGTGCCCGATGGCCTTCTGCAGGACGGGGCGAATGTGATCGCCGCGTCGGCGCACGTGAACTATCGGGCGACGGCGAACAGCACCTTCGATCTCTCCATGACCGCCCGCCGCACGACGGTGTCCGAGCCGGACGATCCCCCGGGAGCGCCGATCGTCTCCGCCACCGCGACCTCACCGACGAGTGTCGAGGTCGCCTGGTCGGCAGGGATCGGAGCGCCCGTCGCGAGTGTCGAGGTAGCGCGCACCGGCATGACGACGTTGACCGGGACGGGGGCATCCGGAACCGTGACGGATGCGGCGGCTCCGCCGAACACGGCGCTGGAGTACGCGGTGACCGCGATCGGCGTCGACGGGCAGCGTTCCGCCCCGACCGTGGCGACCGTCACCACACCGCCGGTGGTCGTCGTCGATCCGCCCGCAGCGCCGACTGCGACCGCCACCGCGACGTCGGCAACCAGCGTCGACATCGCCTGGGCTGCGGCGGCGGGCAGCCCGATCTCCGGCGTGGAGGTGACGCGTGTCGGGATGACAGCGCTCGCGGGCAGCGGCGAGACGGGGACGGTGACGGATGCGGCGGCTCCGCCGAACACGGCGCTGGAATACGCGGTTGCCGCGATCGGCGTCGACGGGCAGCGTTCCGCTCCGACGGTCGTGACGGTGACGACTCCTCCTGGTGGCGAACCCGTGCCGACGACGCTCGTGGCGGCCACGAACAGCTGGCGCTACCGTTACGCCGCAGGAGCGTGGCCTGCGGGGTGGACGGGCGTCGGCTTCGACGACTCGACGTGGAGTCAGGGAGCTGCGCCGCTCGGCTTCGGTTCCGGGATCACGACGGTCGTCGATGTGCCGCCGCCGACGTCTAACCGGCCGATCAGCATGATCTTCCGCACGAGTTTCGACGTCGCCGACCCGAGCAAGCTCTCCGCGCTCGTGCTCACGGCGCGCGCGGATGACGGTGTCGTCGTGACGGTCAACGGCGTGGAGGTGGGCAGGCTGCGGATGCCGACCACGGCGGTGTCGGCGGGGACGTACGCGACCGCGGCGCCGAACACCGCGGCGGCGGCGAGCTCTCCGCTCGTGATCGCGATCCCGTCGTCGGCGCTCGTTCCCGGCAAGAACGTGATCGCAGCATCCACCCATCTGAACTATCGGGGGACGGCCGGAGTGCAGTTCACCGCGACGCTCGAGGGGATGACGCTGCCCTGA
- a CDS encoding protein-L-isoaspartate carboxylmethyltransferase has protein sequence MPYRDRNTVESWISEYLASRAPEALHVAVLDKNFESGPNSGLVVVELRTASTITYAHPVIAQGVPRWIVTFEPRSEALDLDTIELEQLSADIGALSGLCIFLQMKTDAALLAHDSTRAQTEPDPITS, from the coding sequence ATGCCGTACCGCGACCGCAACACAGTCGAATCCTGGATTTCCGAGTACCTCGCGTCCCGCGCGCCCGAGGCGCTGCACGTTGCCGTCCTCGACAAGAATTTCGAATCGGGCCCGAACTCCGGCCTGGTCGTCGTCGAACTGCGCACGGCATCGACGATCACCTACGCCCACCCCGTGATCGCTCAGGGCGTCCCTCGGTGGATCGTCACGTTCGAGCCACGAAGTGAGGCCCTCGACCTCGACACTATTGAACTCGAGCAGCTGTCGGCAGACATCGGTGCGCTGAGCGGCCTGTGCATCTTCCTGCAGATGAAGACGGATGCGGCGCTGCTGGCGCACGACAGCACCCGCGCTCAGACCGAACCTGACCCGATCACGAGCTGA
- a CDS encoding DUF7882 family protein, with amino-acid sequence MGKLYYGNAIEPVEMPDRTLAHVKTLITTKLRRSESFSLSWDRMVDGEVQRSGIWLQSSIPLRFELSAEAATKLDMAYLQQLAQAANSSAGVIIDLCEAPIETEAQTIPRISELGRAA; translated from the coding sequence ATGGGCAAGCTCTACTACGGCAACGCGATCGAACCGGTGGAAATGCCGGATCGGACGCTCGCTCACGTCAAGACGCTCATCACGACCAAGCTCCGCCGATCCGAGAGCTTCTCCCTGTCGTGGGATCGAATGGTCGACGGAGAGGTGCAGCGCTCGGGCATCTGGCTCCAGAGCTCGATCCCGCTTCGGTTCGAGCTGAGTGCCGAGGCTGCGACGAAGCTGGACATGGCCTATCTGCAGCAGCTCGCTCAGGCCGCCAACTCATCCGCCGGAGTCATCATCGATCTCTGCGAGGCTCCGATCGAGACGGAAGCGCAGACCATTCCGCGCATCAGCGAACTGGGGCGTGCAGCATGA
- a CDS encoding MarR family winged helix-turn-helix transcriptional regulator, which produces MAEKTDSVTQVLDALHRYRMAENAMNDRARAASGMSENEMRIVRYLLTQAEAKHAVTPTDLSKHLGVTSASMTALLDRLERAGAIERVRHPSDRRSLLITATDHAEQTVGAPVVAFQNETQRIADDLPSDDHAVVVAFLEKLTHAADRASRVAVH; this is translated from the coding sequence ATGGCAGAGAAGACGGACTCAGTGACGCAGGTGCTCGACGCACTGCATCGCTATCGCATGGCCGAGAACGCCATGAATGACCGTGCACGAGCCGCGTCGGGCATGAGCGAGAACGAGATGCGCATCGTGCGCTACCTCCTCACGCAGGCCGAGGCGAAGCACGCCGTCACGCCCACCGATCTGTCGAAGCACCTGGGAGTCACCTCCGCCTCGATGACCGCACTGCTGGACCGCCTCGAGCGCGCCGGCGCCATCGAGCGCGTGCGCCACCCCTCCGATCGCCGCAGCCTCCTCATCACGGCGACCGATCACGCCGAGCAGACCGTCGGCGCGCCCGTCGTCGCGTTCCAGAACGAGACGCAGCGCATTGCCGACGACCTTCCGTCCGACGACCATGCCGTCGTGGTGGCGTTCCTCGAGAAGCTCACCCACGCCGCAGATCGCGCCAGCCGGGTCGCCGTTCACTGA
- a CDS encoding peptide ABC transporter permease: MSIIDDVVTRVSPDAITWSKVDTDFYVASRAGEYVGSVDGTADGHFIGFDATSTPIGRYSELKEAQRAVVEWKPEQAREEDRQLSKVLMPIATAAGLVASVTAVTGMLIAAA, from the coding sequence ATGAGCATCATCGACGACGTCGTCACCCGGGTCAGTCCGGACGCGATCACCTGGAGCAAGGTGGATACAGATTTCTACGTCGCCTCGCGCGCCGGAGAGTACGTCGGCTCGGTCGACGGCACGGCAGACGGGCATTTCATCGGATTCGATGCCACGTCGACACCGATCGGGCGCTACTCCGAACTCAAAGAGGCGCAGCGGGCTGTCGTTGAATGGAAGCCGGAGCAGGCACGCGAAGAAGACCGTCAGCTGTCAAAGGTTCTGATGCCGATCGCCACTGCCGCCGGCCTCGTCGCGAGTGTGACCGCAGTGACCGGGATGCTGATCGCCGCGGCGTGA